A window of the Anoplopoma fimbria isolate UVic2021 breed Golden Eagle Sablefish chromosome 17, Afim_UVic_2022, whole genome shotgun sequence genome harbors these coding sequences:
- the hyal2a gene encoding hyaluronidase-2, with protein MLYWTLPDCKVLLLIVLLWDRLCASGLKPTRWPLYSQKPLLLAWNAPTEDCAPRHGVHFQLDLFQIVASPNEGFVRQNLTIFYRDRLGLYPHFKHDETAMNGGLPQVASLTKHLEKMPEGVQKYIREVGAKGLAVIDWEEWRPLWIRNWETKDVYRRHSRELVRQKNPTWPPEQVGKVAQQEFEMSARKFMLETLRYAKNLRPNQLWGFYLFPDCYNHDYRRTLENYTGRCPDVEVARNEQLKWLWTESTALFPSIYMATVLRSSDSGRQFVRNRVKEGMRLASSGDGLARPVFVYTQPTYANSLEQLTETDLVSTIGESVALGAAGIIMWGDAAYASSKNSCSDLDSYLRGALSQYLLNVSTAAELCSQTLCGSHGRCLRRNSDSDVYLHLNPLSHTIVMQRGKPAVVGELGEEETRSFQTQFQCQCYSGYQGEGCDQTDPLHQRGKASQITTSALQCVILLIISLIL; from the exons ATGTTGTACTGGACTCTGCCTGACTGTAAAGTACTGTTGCTGATCGTGCTTCTATGGGACCGCCTCTGTGCTTCGGGGCTGAAACCCACGAGATGGCCACTGTATTCACAAAAGCCTCTGCTCCTCGCTTGGAATGCCCCGACTGAGGACTGTGCCCCGCGGCATGGTGTTCACTTTCAGCTGGACCTTTTCCAGATTGTGGCCTCTCCCAATGAAGGCTTTGTTCGGCAGAACCTCACAATCTTCTACAGGGACCGCTTGGGCTTGTACCCCCACTTTAAACACGATGAAACGGCGATGAACGGGGGGCTGCCGCAGGTGGCCAGTCTCACCAAGCACCTGGAGAAGATGCCGGAGGGGGTGCAGAAATACATAAGGGAAGTGGGGGCTAAGGGTCTGGCCGTTATTGACTGGGAGGAGTGGCGCCCACTCTGGATACGTAACTGGGAAACCAAAGATGTGTACCGCAGACATTCTCGTGAGTTGGTGCGTCAGAAGAACCCCACTTGGCCTCCGGAGCAGGTGGGAAAAGTGGCCCAGCAGGAGTTTGAGATGTCTGCCAGGAAGTTCATGCTGGAGACCCTGAGGTACGCCAAGAACCTGAGGCCCAACCAGCTGTGGGGTTTCTACCTCTTCCCCGATTGCTACAATCACGACTACAGGCGCACTCTGGAGAACTACACTGGCCGTTGTCCTGACGTGGAGGTGGCCCGCAACGAGCAGCTCAAATGGTTGTGGACGGAGAGCACGGCCCTCTTCCCCTCCATCTACATGGCCACAGTGCTGCGTTCCTCGGATTCTGGGCGTCAGTTTGTCCGGAACCGAGTGAAGGAGGGAATGCGTCTGGCATCATCAGGCGATGGGTTGGCACGTCCTGTCTTTGTGTACACCCAGCCCACCTACGCCAACTCCTTGGAACAGCTGACAGAG ACCGACCTCGTCTCCACCATCGGGGAAAGCGTGGCTTTGGGAGCAGCTGGAATCATCATGTGGGGAGACGCAGCTTATGCAAGCAGCAAA AACAGCTGCTCTGACCTGGACTCGTATCTACGGGGTGCGCTGAGTCAATACCTCCTCAACGTCTCCACGGCAGCAGAGCTATGCAGCCAGACGTTGTGTGGTTCTCACGGCCGCTGTCTGCGCCGTAATTCAGACAGCGATGTCTACCTGCATCTGAACCCCCTCAGCCACACCATCGTCATGCAGCGCGGTAAGCCAGCGGTCGTCGGTGAGCTTGGCGAAGAAGAGACGAGAAGTTTTCAAACCCAGTTTCAGTGCCAGTGTTACAGCGGCTATCAGGGAGAGGGCTGCGATCAGACAGACCCTCTACACCAAAGAGGGAAGGCATCTCAAATCACTACGTCAGCACTGCAATGTGTGATCTTACTGATAATCTCTCTGATCCTCTGA